Proteins encoded within one genomic window of Corynebacterium aurimucosum:
- a CDS encoding amidohydrolase codes for MITRIDNAHILTQDPARPVTDAVAFANGRILAVGQAARDLPADQVCDVGGRTLSPGFNDVHSHTVWFGQTLLEVDLSQATTPEDVYSALHEAEPNPDGWVVAAGFRPSGLDAPVEIERLDRVTGGAPLLIKHNSGHAYTVNTAALHAAGVDPANPPEVEGGEFVCDADGHCTGLLDENAMRAIQEVTLPESGEEIARALELATRRYLERGLTSVTDAGVAGGWIGHSPREIAAYQNATLHTRMQVMVTMDVLHEISGHASDGTGRGLDGGLRTGFGDEWLQIGPVKIFSDGSLLGTTAALSENYACCSHHGYFQGDPEQMLTRALQAANSGWSLAIHAIGDAAVDFAIETLEEAVDKHGVPAMPHRIEHGGVVRPDQIERLRGKPIVVVPQPLFIQAFGDAMADALGPERTAWSYPGKRLLDASLILPGSSDQPVAPGVPLEVMQAFVERRTASGRDYGPKDRLTPAEALYAYTAGSAAATGWAGRKGQVMPGQLADFVLLSQDPLQTEDLSTIDVAATIVGGELRYGSF; via the coding sequence ATGATCACGCGCATCGACAACGCCCACATCCTGACCCAAGACCCTGCGCGGCCAGTCACGGATGCGGTGGCCTTTGCCAACGGGCGCATCCTGGCAGTGGGGCAGGCCGCCCGTGACCTGCCAGCTGACCAGGTGTGCGATGTCGGCGGGCGCACGCTGAGCCCTGGTTTTAATGACGTGCATTCCCACACCGTGTGGTTCGGCCAAACGCTGCTGGAAGTCGACCTCTCCCAGGCCACAACGCCAGAGGATGTCTACTCTGCATTGCACGAGGCCGAGCCCAACCCCGACGGTTGGGTAGTGGCCGCAGGGTTTCGCCCCTCCGGGCTGGATGCGCCGGTGGAGATAGAGCGGCTTGACCGCGTGACCGGCGGGGCTCCGCTGCTCATCAAACACAACTCGGGTCATGCCTACACGGTGAACACCGCGGCCCTGCACGCGGCAGGCGTTGACCCCGCCAACCCGCCGGAGGTGGAAGGCGGCGAGTTCGTTTGCGATGCCGATGGCCACTGCACTGGGCTGCTCGACGAAAACGCTATGCGCGCTATCCAAGAGGTGACACTGCCGGAATCCGGCGAGGAGATTGCCCGCGCCCTGGAACTGGCCACGCGCCGCTACCTCGAACGTGGACTGACCTCTGTCACGGATGCCGGTGTGGCTGGCGGCTGGATTGGGCACAGCCCGCGCGAGATTGCGGCCTATCAGAACGCCACCCTGCATACCCGCATGCAGGTGATGGTGACCATGGATGTGCTCCACGAGATTTCCGGACACGCCTCCGACGGGACCGGCCGGGGACTGGATGGCGGGCTGCGCACCGGTTTCGGCGATGAGTGGCTGCAGATCGGGCCAGTGAAGATTTTCAGCGATGGCTCCCTGCTGGGAACCACTGCCGCGCTGAGTGAAAATTATGCTTGTTGCTCCCACCACGGCTACTTCCAGGGTGACCCAGAACAGATGCTCACCCGCGCGTTGCAAGCGGCGAATTCTGGCTGGTCACTGGCCATCCACGCCATTGGGGATGCAGCGGTAGATTTTGCGATAGAGACGCTGGAGGAGGCCGTCGACAAGCATGGCGTGCCCGCCATGCCGCACCGCATCGAACACGGCGGGGTGGTGCGCCCCGACCAGATTGAGCGCCTGCGCGGCAAGCCCATCGTGGTGGTGCCACAGCCGCTGTTCATTCAGGCCTTCGGTGACGCGATGGCGGATGCCCTCGGCCCAGAGCGCACCGCGTGGAGCTACCCGGGCAAGCGGCTTCTCGACGCCTCCCTCATCCTCCCCGGCAGCTCCGATCAACCCGTGGCACCAGGCGTGCCCCTGGAGGTCATGCAAGCCTTCGTGGAGCGGCGCACCGCCTCGGGCCGGGACTACGGGCCTAAGGATCGTCTGACCCCAGCCGAGGCGCTCTACGCCTATACCGCCGGTTCGGCCGCGGCGACGGGCTGGGCCGGGCGCAAGGGGCAGGTAATGCCTGGGCAGCTGGCGGATTTCGTGCTGCTTTCCCAGGACCCGCTGCAGACTGAAGATTTATCCACCATCGACGTGGCCGCCACCATCGTGGGCGGCGAGCTGCGCTACGGAAGCTTTTAA
- a CDS encoding M20 family metallo-hydrolase, which translates to MRATTNEQFLADFQAMSANGATPGGGVERQAASAGDNLNRAWFHEVLESLGARVIYDEIGNQYGLFELAPGAEYVGLGSHLDSQPLAGRFDGAYGVLAAAHAAGRVAQSGAKARYNLAVINWFNEEGSRFAPSMMGSSVFVGTLALDRARSATDLAGVTVAQAQEEAGWSPRGEAPKLAAYAEIHVEQGKELEAAGNTIGLVTATWGAKKFQAVVSGEQGHTGSTLMADRKDALFGASLIIASVERLTHEFAEGQLQASVSQLTLEPNSPVTIAREVRFNVDVRSPSTEVLEKAQARLQEIIAEAEEESRTSVELSPTHEWALNPYPAAGVALAQEVVEELGYSHQEIYTVAGHDSTNLKEVVPTVMLFIPSVDGISHNEKEFTTEEDCVAGLDVLAHVAQRLVENGCGED; encoded by the coding sequence ATGCGAGCAACCACCAACGAACAATTCCTGGCCGATTTCCAAGCCATGTCCGCCAACGGTGCCACTCCGGGCGGTGGCGTGGAGCGCCAAGCCGCCAGTGCCGGCGATAACCTCAACCGCGCCTGGTTCCACGAGGTCCTAGAGTCCCTCGGGGCGCGCGTCATCTATGACGAGATCGGGAACCAATACGGGCTCTTTGAGCTCGCCCCCGGCGCCGAGTACGTGGGCCTGGGCTCACACCTGGATTCGCAGCCCTTGGCAGGCCGTTTCGACGGTGCTTATGGCGTGCTGGCCGCAGCCCATGCTGCCGGGCGCGTGGCGCAGTCGGGCGCCAAGGCACGCTATAACCTGGCGGTCATCAACTGGTTCAACGAGGAGGGCTCGCGTTTTGCGCCGTCCATGATGGGCAGTTCCGTGTTCGTGGGGACGCTGGCGCTTGATCGCGCCCGCTCCGCCACCGACCTTGCCGGCGTCACTGTGGCGCAGGCCCAGGAGGAAGCCGGTTGGTCCCCGCGCGGTGAAGCCCCGAAGCTCGCGGCCTATGCGGAGATCCACGTCGAGCAAGGTAAGGAACTTGAAGCTGCCGGCAACACGATTGGCCTGGTTACCGCCACGTGGGGTGCGAAGAAATTCCAGGCGGTGGTCTCCGGTGAGCAGGGCCATACCGGTTCCACTCTGATGGCCGATAGGAAGGATGCGCTCTTCGGTGCCTCCCTCATCATTGCTTCAGTAGAGCGCCTCACCCACGAATTCGCCGAAGGCCAGCTGCAGGCTTCGGTCTCGCAGCTAACACTGGAGCCGAACTCGCCCGTGACCATCGCCCGCGAGGTGCGCTTCAACGTGGATGTGCGCTCACCCTCCACGGAGGTGCTGGAGAAAGCCCAAGCGCGCCTGCAGGAGATTATCGCCGAAGCAGAGGAGGAATCACGCACCTCGGTCGAGCTATCCCCAACGCACGAGTGGGCACTCAACCCCTACCCAGCAGCCGGCGTGGCGCTCGCCCAGGAGGTCGTGGAGGAGCTGGGCTACTCGCACCAGGAGATCTACACGGTGGCCGGCCATGACTCGACCAACCTCAAGGAGGTGGTGCCGACGGTCATGCTCTTCATCCCCTCCGTCGACGGCATCTCACACAACGAAAAGGAATTCACCACGGAGGAAGACTGCGTGGCTGGGCTGGACGTGCTGGCGCACGTGGCGCAGCGCCTCGTGGAAAACGGTTGCGGGGAGGATTAG